A region of Streptomyces paludis DNA encodes the following proteins:
- a CDS encoding ABC transporter permease, which produces MGRYVIRRLLQMIPVFIGATLLIFLMVNVMGDPIAGLCGDRTCDPATEERLRQDFGLDKPVWQQYLTYMGHVFTGDFGTAFNGQKVIDLMSTAFPITLRLTIVAIAFEIVLGIVLGVLTGLRRGRPVDTSVLMLTLVVIAVPTFVTGLLAQLLFGVKWRIVEPSVSPAAPLDELILPGLVLASVSLAYVTRLTRSSIAENVRSDYVRTAVAKGLPRHRVITRHLLRNSLIPVITFIGTDIGALMGGAIVTERIFNIHGVGFQLYQGILRQNTQTVVGFVTVLVIVFLVANLLVDLLYAVLDPRIRYA; this is translated from the coding sequence TCAATGTGATGGGCGACCCCATCGCGGGACTCTGCGGCGACCGCACCTGCGATCCGGCCACCGAGGAGCGGCTGCGCCAGGACTTCGGCCTCGACAAGCCCGTCTGGCAGCAGTACCTGACCTACATGGGCCATGTCTTCACCGGGGACTTCGGCACGGCCTTCAACGGACAGAAGGTCATCGACCTGATGTCCACCGCCTTCCCGATCACCCTCCGGCTGACGATCGTCGCCATCGCCTTCGAGATCGTCCTCGGGATCGTCCTCGGGGTGCTCACCGGACTGCGCCGGGGCCGGCCGGTCGACACCTCCGTACTGATGCTGACCCTGGTGGTCATCGCCGTACCGACCTTTGTCACCGGACTGCTGGCGCAGCTGCTCTTCGGTGTGAAGTGGCGGATCGTCGAGCCGTCGGTCTCCCCGGCCGCGCCGCTCGACGAGCTGATCCTGCCGGGGCTGGTGCTCGCCTCCGTCTCGCTGGCCTACGTCACCCGGCTGACCCGCTCCTCGATCGCCGAGAACGTCCGCTCCGACTATGTCCGTACGGCGGTCGCCAAAGGGCTGCCCCGGCACCGGGTGATCACCCGGCATCTGCTGCGCAACTCGCTGATCCCGGTGATCACCTTCATCGGTACGGACATCGGCGCGCTGATGGGCGGCGCGATCGTCACTGAGCGGATCTTCAATATCCACGGTGTCGGCTTCCAGCTCTACCAGGGCATCCTGCGCCAGAACACCCAGACCGTCGTCGGCTTCGTGACCGTGCTCGTCATCGTCTTCCTCGTGGCGAATCTGCTGGTCGACCTGTTGTACGCCGTTCTCGACCCGAGGATCCGGTATGCCTGA
- a CDS encoding ABC transporter permease, whose amino-acid sequence MPEPRPSRHRDDDGAIAATGAGAAMDLATSEGTTLEGAPGGPGGGPGGGPASRPRSLWSDAWRDLRRNPVFLISGLIILFLVVISVWPSLIASGNPLSCDLARAQEGSRPGHPFGFDGQGCDVYTRTVHGARTSVVVGVLASLGVAVAGSVLGGLAGFFGGPWDAVLSRITDIFFGIPVVLGGLVLLSVVTSATVWPVIGFMVLLGWPQISRIARGSVITVKQNDFVQAARALGASNSRMLLRHVLPNAIAPVIVVATIALGTFIALEATLSYLGVGLKPPTVSWGIDISDASPYIRNAPHMLLWPAGALAVTVLAFIMLGDAVRDALDPKLR is encoded by the coding sequence ATGCCTGAGCCGCGGCCTTCCCGCCACCGGGACGATGACGGCGCGATCGCGGCCACCGGGGCCGGTGCCGCCATGGACCTCGCCACCAGCGAGGGCACCACGCTGGAGGGGGCCCCGGGCGGCCCGGGCGGTGGACCCGGCGGTGGGCCCGCGAGCCGGCCGCGCAGCCTCTGGTCGGACGCCTGGCGGGATCTGCGCCGTAACCCCGTCTTCCTGATCTCCGGGCTGATCATCCTCTTTCTGGTGGTCATCTCGGTCTGGCCGTCGCTGATCGCCAGTGGCAACCCGCTCTCCTGCGATCTCGCCAGGGCCCAGGAGGGCTCCCGGCCCGGCCACCCGTTCGGCTTCGACGGACAGGGCTGCGACGTCTACACCCGGACCGTCCACGGCGCCCGGACCTCGGTCGTCGTCGGTGTCCTCGCCAGCCTGGGCGTCGCCGTCGCGGGCTCCGTCCTCGGCGGCCTCGCCGGCTTCTTCGGCGGCCCCTGGGACGCGGTCCTCTCCCGGATCACGGACATCTTCTTCGGCATCCCGGTGGTCCTCGGCGGGCTGGTGCTGCTCTCCGTGGTCACCAGCGCCACCGTCTGGCCGGTGATCGGCTTCATGGTGCTGCTCGGCTGGCCGCAGATCTCCCGGATCGCCCGCGGCTCCGTCATCACCGTCAAGCAGAACGACTTCGTCCAGGCGGCACGGGCGCTCGGCGCGTCCAACTCCCGGATGCTGTTGCGGCACGTCCTGCCCAACGCGATCGCGCCGGTGATCGTCGTCGCGACCATCGCGCTGGGCACGTTCATCGCGCTGGAGGCGACCCTCTCGTACCTCGGCGTCGGGCTCAAACCGCCCACCGTGTCCTGGGGGATCGACATCTCCGACGCCTCCCCGTACATCCGCAACGCCCCCCACATGCTGCTCTGGCCCGCGGGCGCGCTGGCCGTGACCGTACTCGCGTTCATCATGCTCGGCGACGCGGTGCGCGACGCCCTCGATCCCAAGCTGCGCTGA
- a CDS encoding ABC transporter ATP-binding protein, whose translation MLLEVRDLQVEFRTRDGVARAVNGVTYAVGAGETLAVLGESGSGKSVTAQAIMGILDSPPGRITGGEVLFQGRDLLKLKEEQRRRVRGAELAMIFQDALSSLNPVLTVGAQLGEMFIVHRGLNRRAAKARAVELMERVRIPAAKERVNDYPHQFSGGMRQRIMIAMALALEPALIIADEPTTALDVTVQAQVMDLLAELRRELDMGLILITHDLGVVADVADRIAVMYAGRIVETAPVHDIYRAPAHPYTRGLLDSIPRLDQKGRELYAIKGLPPNLLRIPPGCAFNPRCPMAQDICRTEVPPLLDAGGGRRSACFFWKETLDGRAGG comes from the coding sequence ATGCTGCTGGAAGTACGCGACCTCCAGGTCGAGTTCCGCACCCGCGACGGGGTCGCCCGGGCCGTCAACGGTGTGACGTACGCGGTCGGGGCGGGCGAGACGCTCGCCGTGCTGGGGGAGTCGGGCTCCGGCAAGTCCGTCACCGCGCAGGCGATCATGGGCATCCTCGACTCGCCGCCCGGCCGGATCACCGGCGGCGAAGTGCTCTTCCAGGGCCGGGACCTGCTGAAGCTCAAGGAGGAGCAGCGGCGGCGGGTACGGGGTGCCGAACTGGCGATGATCTTCCAGGACGCGCTCTCCTCGCTCAACCCCGTCCTGACCGTGGGGGCCCAGCTCGGCGAGATGTTCATCGTCCACCGGGGGCTGAACCGCAGGGCGGCGAAGGCGCGGGCCGTCGAGCTGATGGAGCGGGTCAGGATCCCCGCGGCGAAGGAGCGGGTGAACGACTATCCGCACCAGTTCTCCGGCGGGATGCGCCAGCGCATCATGATCGCGATGGCGCTCGCGCTGGAACCCGCCCTGATCATCGCGGACGAGCCCACCACCGCCCTCGATGTGACCGTCCAGGCCCAGGTCATGGATCTGCTGGCGGAGCTGCGCCGGGAGCTGGACATGGGCCTCATCCTGATCACCCACGATCTGGGGGTCGTCGCGGATGTCGCGGACCGGATCGCCGTCATGTACGCGGGCCGGATCGTCGAGACCGCCCCCGTCCACGACATCTACCGGGCGCCCGCCCATCCGTACACCCGCGGGCTGCTGGACTCGATCCCGCGCCTGGACCAGAAGGGCCGGGAGCTGTACGCGATCAAGGGCCTGCCGCCGAATCTGCTGCGCATCCCGCCCGGCTGCGCGTTCAACCCGCGCTGCCCGATGGCGCAGGACATCTGCCGTACGGAGGTGCCGCCGCTGCTCGACGCGGGCGGGGGCCGTCGCAGCGCGTGCTTCTTCTGGAAGGAGACCCTCGATGGCCGAGCCGGTGGCTGA
- a CDS encoding ABC transporter ATP-binding protein, which translates to MAEPVAEPRAGSVAAASGAVSGSEPILEVRDLVKHYPLTQGVLRRRQIGAVRAVDGVSFDLAPGETLGIVGESGCGKSTVAKTLVNLERPTSGTIRYKGEDITRLSGRALKAVRRNIQMVFQDPYTSLNPRMTVGDIIGEPYEIHPEVAPRGDRRRRVRELLDVVGLNPEYINRYPHQFSGGQRQRIGIARGLALRPEIIVADEPVSALDVSVQAQVINLMERLQAEFGLAYVFIAHDLSIVRHISDRVGVMYLGRLAEIGPDAAIYDHPTHPYTQALLSAVPLPDPTAREHRDRIILSGDVPSPANPPSGCRFRTRCWKARERCAVEVPELAVPAVFRDRAGPAAHPSACHFAAERQTVPTPPETDETL; encoded by the coding sequence ATGGCCGAGCCGGTGGCTGAGCCCAGGGCCGGGTCCGTGGCCGCAGCCTCCGGGGCGGTGTCCGGGAGCGAGCCCATTCTTGAGGTCCGGGATCTGGTCAAGCACTACCCGCTGACCCAGGGCGTTCTGCGCCGCCGGCAGATCGGTGCCGTCCGGGCGGTGGACGGTGTCTCCTTCGACCTGGCGCCCGGCGAGACGCTCGGCATCGTGGGGGAGTCCGGCTGCGGCAAGTCGACCGTGGCGAAGACGCTGGTGAACCTGGAGCGGCCCACCTCCGGCACGATCCGCTACAAGGGCGAGGACATCACCCGGCTCTCCGGGCGGGCGCTGAAGGCGGTCCGCCGGAACATCCAGATGGTGTTCCAGGACCCGTACACCTCGCTCAACCCCCGGATGACCGTGGGCGACATCATCGGGGAGCCGTACGAGATCCATCCCGAGGTGGCGCCGAGGGGCGACCGGCGGCGCCGGGTGCGGGAGCTGCTGGACGTGGTCGGGCTCAACCCCGAGTACATCAACCGCTATCCGCACCAGTTCTCCGGGGGCCAGCGCCAGCGCATCGGGATCGCCCGGGGGCTCGCGCTGCGACCGGAGATCATTGTCGCGGACGAGCCGGTCTCGGCGCTGGATGTCTCCGTCCAGGCGCAGGTCATCAATCTGATGGAGCGACTTCAGGCCGAATTCGGGCTCGCGTACGTCTTCATCGCGCACGACCTGTCGATCGTCCGTCACATCTCCGACCGGGTCGGGGTGATGTATCTGGGCCGGCTCGCCGAGATCGGCCCGGACGCGGCCATCTACGACCATCCGACGCACCCGTACACCCAGGCGCTGCTGTCGGCGGTGCCGCTGCCCGACCCCACGGCCCGCGAGCACCGCGACCGGATCATTCTTTCGGGTGATGTTCCGTCGCCGGCGAATCCTCCGTCCGGCTGCCGGTTCCGCACCCGCTGCTGGAAGGCGCGGGAGCGGTGCGCGGTGGAGGTGCCCGAGCTGGCGGTGCCGGCGGTCTTCCGCGACCGGGCGGGGCCCGCGGCGCATCCGTCGGCGTGTCACTTCGCGGCGGAGCGGCAGACCGTACCGACACCACCTGAGACGGACGAAACGTTGTAA
- a CDS encoding DUF2304 family protein: MALSISVVVLLAIVVFLLVRKSGLKAGHAVVCMLLGFYMASSSIAPTISELTTNVAGMIGGLKF, from the coding sequence GTGGCACTCTCGATTTCCGTGGTGGTGCTGCTGGCGATCGTCGTCTTCCTGCTCGTCCGGAAGTCCGGGCTCAAAGCGGGACACGCGGTGGTCTGCATGCTGCTCGGTTTCTACATGGCCAGTTCCTCCATCGCCCCCACCATCAGCGAACTCACCACCAACGTGGCCGGGATGATCGGTGGACTGAAGTTCTAG
- the mshB gene encoding N-acetyl-1-D-myo-inositol-2-amino-2-deoxy-alpha-D-glucopyranoside deacetylase: MTDLPARRLLLVHAHPDDETINNGATMARYAADGALVTLVTCTLGEEGEVIPAELAHLAADRDDRLGEHRIGELADAMRELGVTDHRFLGGPGRYRDSGMMGLPQNDRANAFWQADLDEAAGHLVAVIRELRPQVLLAYDPNGGYGHPDHIQAHRVAMRAAELAADSGFAPALGAPHTIDKIYWNRIPRSVAEEGFARLRATGSSFFGVAEVDDLPGVVPDADITAAIDGAPYRDRKSAAMRAHATQIAVDGLFFALSNDLGQPMFAAEYYQLVKGVSGAPEGERESDLFAGVAGVSGAASGASGASGASGATA; the protein is encoded by the coding sequence ATGACCGATCTCCCCGCCCGCCGTCTGCTGCTCGTCCACGCGCACCCCGACGACGAGACGATCAACAACGGCGCCACCATGGCCAGGTACGCGGCCGACGGCGCCCTGGTGACCCTGGTGACCTGCACCCTCGGCGAGGAGGGCGAGGTCATCCCCGCCGAACTCGCCCATCTGGCGGCCGACCGCGACGACCGCCTCGGCGAGCACCGCATCGGTGAACTCGCCGACGCGATGCGCGAACTGGGCGTCACCGACCATCGCTTCCTCGGCGGGCCCGGCCGCTACCGGGACTCCGGGATGATGGGCCTCCCGCAGAACGACCGCGCCAACGCCTTCTGGCAGGCGGACCTGGACGAGGCCGCCGGCCATCTCGTCGCCGTGATCCGCGAACTGCGCCCGCAGGTCCTGCTCGCGTACGACCCGAACGGCGGCTACGGCCACCCCGACCACATCCAGGCCCACCGCGTCGCCATGCGCGCCGCCGAGCTGGCCGCCGACAGCGGTTTCGCCCCCGCCCTCGGCGCCCCCCACACCATCGACAAGATCTACTGGAACCGGATCCCCCGCTCCGTCGCCGAAGAGGGCTTCGCCCGGCTGCGCGCGACGGGCTCCAGCTTCTTCGGTGTCGCCGAGGTCGACGACCTCCCCGGTGTGGTCCCCGACGCGGACATCACCGCGGCGATCGACGGCGCGCCCTACCGGGACCGCAAGTCCGCCGCCATGCGCGCCCACGCGACACAGATCGCCGTGGACGGGCTGTTCTTCGCGCTCTCGAACGATCTCGGCCAGCCGATGTTCGCCGCCGAGTACTACCAGCTGGTAAAGGGCGTGTCCGGCGCGCCCGAGGGGGAGCGCGAGAGCGACCTCTTCGCGGGAGTCGCCGGGGTGTCCGGGGCCGCTTCCGGGGCTTCCGGCGCGTCCGGGGCTTCAGGGGCGACCGCGTGA
- a CDS encoding DUF6113 family protein, producing the protein MSGQQPGGFLARPLGFRPGRIAAYVGLGVLGVLVGVAGAIAQGGWFPGGLILALLATAGLFYGGLLVTGTQLGVGAPAAGWLIATIWLSVGRPEGDAAFAAGLGPLVFLFGGMVVAVMCATMSRLPQPGTQSARMGK; encoded by the coding sequence GTGAGCGGGCAGCAGCCCGGCGGCTTCCTCGCGCGCCCGCTCGGGTTCCGGCCGGGCCGTATCGCCGCGTACGTCGGACTCGGGGTGCTCGGCGTGCTCGTCGGCGTCGCCGGGGCGATCGCCCAAGGCGGCTGGTTCCCCGGCGGCTTGATCCTCGCGCTGCTGGCCACCGCCGGGCTCTTCTACGGCGGGCTGCTCGTCACCGGCACCCAACTCGGCGTCGGCGCGCCCGCCGCGGGCTGGCTCATCGCCACGATCTGGCTGAGCGTCGGCCGGCCGGAGGGTGACGCGGCCTTCGCCGCCGGTCTCGGACCGCTGGTCTTCCTCTTCGGCGGGATGGTGGTGGCTGTGATGTGTGCCACGATGTCGCGGTTGCCGCAACCGGGCACTCAGTCCGCACGTATGGGGAAGTGA
- a CDS encoding peptidoglycan binding domain-containing protein: MSRETDSSSSGPQGRGGAAAYPSGTPPYGSRQYPSLHPQQDAPEEKEAESAPQPDEPKTETTLTTRIRINIPGSRPIPPVVMRTPVGDSDSANGRGIPAAAERTVSMPRPEVPKESAEPRETEPAPEQRTEEKTTPTSDWFAPRKPSQGTTNGAGVSTAGADGTGRGTGSGSGTGAGSSSASGSGSGTAAGTAAGMSAGAMAVSGGAPSGGSAPGSAGGAKSPFEQYSPEPYAPESYTPESYTPEPYAPESYTPAAAGAAVNAFAPGGNTPPFGIPGVDGAPTGPTTGPVTGTASLGTPPASLGSPPGTAGQGAGPRLSDDTAVLTPQQQAPEPVGAGAGQVSGAAATMGIPVVPPEHQNAFPGPAPQVGVARGPGQDAGFSAPDFPGAVGSSQGAPAAAAKPAAAAPAKKKGRSKLTLLGVAVIVIAGGAYGAGLLVNHSEVPKGTTVLGVDIGGGTREEAVAKLDATLGKRAAQPLRLNVGGKTENLTPDKAGLSFDSQATVRGAAGNDYNPVSVIGSLFGVARIAEPVIPVDEEKLTAALADLAGTSGSAIEGTIRFEPDKAVAVPGKPGKALDVNHSIISTRDAYRSQVQTGQENPVELPVATKDPTIDQAELDRAMKEFAEPAMSAVVTIRAGGKQIQFGPTISLPKILSMKPVDGKLVEEYDKKAIEQLLEGVFDGITITKGDGQQYPVSSADVAAAMQKALRGKTEAERTQTIDLEPS; this comes from the coding sequence TTGAGTCGTGAAACTGACAGTTCGTCCTCCGGGCCCCAGGGGCGCGGCGGAGCCGCGGCGTACCCCTCCGGGACACCGCCCTACGGCTCCCGCCAGTACCCGTCGCTGCATCCTCAGCAGGACGCCCCGGAGGAGAAGGAAGCCGAGTCCGCCCCACAGCCGGACGAGCCCAAGACCGAGACCACACTGACCACGCGCATCCGGATCAACATCCCGGGCTCGCGGCCGATTCCCCCGGTCGTGATGCGCACACCCGTGGGCGACAGCGACAGCGCGAACGGCCGGGGCATCCCGGCCGCCGCCGAGCGCACGGTGAGCATGCCCCGGCCCGAGGTGCCCAAGGAGAGCGCGGAGCCCCGGGAGACCGAGCCCGCGCCGGAGCAGCGGACCGAGGAGAAGACCACTCCGACCAGCGACTGGTTCGCCCCGCGCAAGCCGTCCCAGGGCACGACCAACGGCGCCGGCGTCAGCACGGCGGGCGCGGACGGTACGGGCAGGGGTACGGGCTCGGGCTCCGGGACCGGCGCCGGTTCGAGTTCCGCTTCCGGTTCCGGGAGCGGTACGGCGGCGGGTACGGCGGCCGGGATGAGCGCGGGCGCCATGGCCGTCTCGGGCGGGGCCCCTTCGGGCGGATCCGCGCCGGGGAGCGCCGGTGGCGCGAAATCGCCGTTTGAGCAGTACTCCCCGGAGCCATACGCGCCCGAGTCCTACACCCCCGAGTCGTACACCCCGGAGCCGTACGCTCCCGAGTCGTACACCCCCGCGGCGGCGGGCGCCGCCGTCAACGCCTTCGCGCCGGGCGGGAACACCCCGCCGTTCGGTATCCCCGGCGTCGACGGCGCCCCGACCGGTCCGACCACCGGGCCGGTCACCGGCACCGCGTCGCTCGGCACCCCGCCGGCCTCCCTGGGCAGCCCGCCGGGAACGGCCGGTCAGGGCGCCGGTCCGCGGCTGTCCGACGACACCGCCGTACTGACCCCGCAGCAGCAGGCTCCCGAGCCGGTCGGCGCGGGCGCCGGCCAGGTCTCCGGGGCGGCGGCCACGATGGGGATCCCCGTCGTGCCGCCGGAGCACCAGAACGCCTTCCCGGGCCCGGCACCGCAGGTCGGCGTGGCGCGCGGGCCCGGCCAGGACGCCGGCTTCTCCGCGCCGGACTTCCCCGGTGCGGTCGGCTCGTCCCAGGGCGCCCCGGCCGCGGCGGCGAAGCCGGCCGCGGCGGCCCCCGCCAAGAAGAAGGGCCGCTCCAAGCTGACCCTCCTCGGGGTGGCCGTCATCGTGATCGCGGGCGGCGCCTACGGCGCGGGCTTGCTCGTCAACCACTCCGAGGTGCCCAAGGGCACCACCGTCCTCGGCGTCGACATCGGCGGCGGCACACGCGAGGAGGCCGTCGCCAAGCTCGACGCCACCCTCGGCAAGCGCGCCGCCCAGCCGCTGCGGCTCAACGTCGGCGGCAAGACGGAGAACCTCACCCCGGACAAGGCCGGACTGAGCTTCGACAGCCAGGCCACGGTCCGCGGCGCGGCGGGCAACGACTACAACCCCGTCTCGGTCATCGGCTCGCTCTTCGGCGTCGCCCGGATCGCCGAGCCGGTGATCCCCGTCGACGAGGAGAAGCTCACCGCGGCCCTGGCGGACCTGGCGGGCACCTCCGGCTCCGCCATCGAGGGCACGATCCGGTTCGAGCCGGACAAGGCCGTCGCCGTCCCCGGCAAGCCGGGCAAGGCGCTGGACGTCAACCACTCGATCATCTCCACCCGGGACGCGTACCGCAGCCAGGTCCAGACAGGGCAGGAGAACCCGGTCGAACTGCCGGTCGCCACCAAGGATCCGACGATCGACCAGGCGGAACTGGACCGGGCGATGAAGGAGTTCGCCGAGCCCGCCATGTCCGCGGTGGTCACCATCCGGGCGGGTGGCAAACAGATTCAGTTCGGGCCGACCATCTCCCTGCCGAAGATCCTCTCCATGAAGCCCGTGGACGGGAAGCTGGTGGAGGAGTACGACAAGAAGGCCATCGAGCAGCTCCTCGAAGGCGTCTTCGACGGCATCACGATCACCAAGGGCGACGGCCAGCAGTACCCCGTCTCGTCCGCCGACGTGGCCGCGGCCATGCAGAAGGCGCTGCGCGGCAAGACGGAAGCGGAGCGCACGCAGACGATCGACCTCGAACCGAGCTGA
- a CDS encoding transglutaminase family protein, with translation MHPESADRRRLFAEEARAEKPDLATLCLLVGAEGEPELGEKGLDAAQAELDRLAGLLPYGLSGTRAWAAALGELLGARCGFHGAPADYERLESSLLPAVLRRRRGLPILLSVVWIEVARRAGARVYGVALPGHFVVGFGDPETADEQILADPFAAGRILGREETDRLLTDRTGPGAGRAPGLPPAASPAAPLDIVQRVLNNIRAWAAARPERTEVALWAVELSLLLPAHPARLRYDRAQLLVQRGEFLRGAAEMEEYARVVAAVEPATAEAIQRRARAARTRLN, from the coding sequence ATGCATCCGGAATCCGCCGACCGGCGCCGCCTCTTCGCCGAGGAAGCCCGCGCGGAGAAGCCCGATCTGGCGACGCTCTGCCTGCTCGTGGGCGCGGAGGGCGAGCCGGAGCTGGGGGAGAAGGGGCTCGACGCGGCGCAGGCGGAGCTGGACCGGCTGGCCGGGCTGCTGCCGTACGGACTGAGCGGCACGCGCGCGTGGGCGGCGGCGCTGGGCGAACTGCTCGGCGCCCGCTGCGGTTTCCACGGCGCGCCCGCCGACTACGAGCGGCTGGAGTCCTCCCTGCTGCCCGCCGTCCTGCGCCGCCGGCGCGGGCTGCCGATCCTGCTCTCGGTGGTGTGGATCGAGGTGGCCAGGCGGGCGGGCGCGCGGGTGTACGGGGTGGCGCTGCCGGGCCATTTCGTCGTCGGCTTCGGTGACCCGGAGACGGCGGACGAGCAGATCCTCGCGGATCCGTTCGCGGCGGGCCGGATCCTCGGCCGTGAGGAGACGGACCGGCTGCTGACGGACCGTACGGGCCCGGGGGCGGGCCGGGCGCCGGGGCTGCCGCCGGCCGCCTCGCCCGCCGCCCCGCTCGACATCGTCCAGCGTGTCCTGAACAACATCCGCGCCTGGGCGGCGGCCCGGCCCGAACGTACCGAGGTCGCCCTCTGGGCGGTCGAACTCTCCCTCCTGCTCCCGGCCCATCCGGCCCGGCTGCGCTACGACCGGGCCCAGTTGCTGGTCCAGCGCGGGGAGTTCCTGCGGGGAGCGGCCGAGATGGAGGAGTACGCGCGGGTGGTCGCCGCCGTCGAACCGGCGACGGCGGAGGCCATCCAGCGCCGCGCGCGAGCGGCCCGCACCCGGCTGAACTGA
- a CDS encoding GNAT family N-acetyltransferase: protein MEFTAGGRLEVRLSPADVGKRVSVRQLTGGGPGTEKFTDTVGVLTSWDNGVLLITRRNGEHVGVPEKALVAGKVVPSAPARRRGPAAGFEELARTYARAWQPVESERLGEWTLRAASGFTRRANSALPLGDPGVGLDEALARTRAWYERRGLPAYVQTATGAPGTQEALCAELERRGWRSEVTAEVRTGALAPLADRAADDRVHLGRAVDESWLRRYQRTGTPGPQVLQVLNAGPSVWFATVPGTADEVPAAIGRCVVDGRWAGFMAVEVGPAYRRQGLATAVMAALARRALDEGASAAWLQVESDNDAAIALYAGMGFTVHHRYHHYRAP, encoded by the coding sequence GTGGAATTCACTGCCGGCGGACGGCTTGAGGTCCGGTTGAGCCCCGCTGACGTGGGCAAACGCGTATCGGTCAGACAGTTGACCGGGGGTGGTCCCGGTACGGAGAAGTTCACCGACACCGTAGGCGTTCTCACATCCTGGGACAACGGTGTGCTGCTGATCACACGGCGTAACGGTGAGCACGTGGGCGTACCGGAGAAGGCCCTGGTCGCGGGCAAGGTGGTGCCGTCGGCGCCCGCCCGGCGGCGGGGCCCTGCGGCCGGCTTCGAGGAGCTGGCACGCACGTACGCGCGCGCGTGGCAGCCGGTGGAGAGCGAGCGCCTGGGTGAGTGGACGCTCAGGGCGGCGTCAGGGTTCACCCGCCGCGCCAACTCGGCGCTGCCCCTGGGCGATCCGGGGGTGGGCCTGGACGAGGCGCTGGCGCGCACGCGCGCGTGGTACGAGCGGCGGGGGCTGCCCGCGTACGTACAGACGGCGACCGGCGCGCCCGGCACGCAGGAGGCGCTCTGCGCCGAACTGGAGCGGCGCGGCTGGCGCTCCGAGGTGACGGCGGAGGTACGGACGGGGGCGCTGGCGCCCCTCGCGGACCGGGCGGCGGACGACCGCGTCCACCTCGGCCGCGCGGTGGACGAGAGCTGGCTGCGCCGCTACCAGCGCACGGGGACACCGGGGCCGCAGGTGCTCCAGGTGCTGAACGCGGGCCCCTCGGTGTGGTTCGCCACCGTGCCCGGCACGGCGGACGAGGTTCCGGCGGCGATCGGCCGGTGTGTGGTCGACGGGCGCTGGGCGGGGTTCATGGCCGTCGAGGTGGGGCCCGCGTACCGCCGCCAGGGGCTGGCGACGGCGGTGATGGCGGCGCTCGCCCGGCGCGCCCTCGACGAGGGGGCGTCCGCCGCGTGGCTCCAGGTCGAGTCGGACAACGACGCGGCGATCGCCCTGTACGCGGGGATGGGATTCACCGTCCACCACCGTTACCACCACTACCGAGCGCCCTGA
- the fdxA gene encoding ferredoxin — translation MTYVIAQPCVDVKDKACIEECPVDCIYEGSRSLYIHPDECVDCGACEPVCPVEAIFYEDDTPDEWKDYYKANVEFFDELGSPGGASKLGLIERDHPFVAALPPQNG, via the coding sequence GTGACCTACGTCATCGCGCAGCCTTGTGTCGACGTCAAGGACAAGGCGTGCATCGAGGAGTGCCCGGTCGACTGCATCTACGAGGGCTCGCGGTCCTTGTACATCCACCCGGACGAATGCGTCGACTGCGGAGCCTGTGAGCCGGTGTGCCCGGTCGAGGCGATCTTCTACGAGGACGACACCCCGGACGAGTGGAAGGACTACTACAAGGCGAACGTCGAGTTCTTCGACGAGCTGGGCTCGCCCGGTGGTGCCTCCAAGCTCGGTCTGATCGAGCGCGACCACCCCTTCGTCGCCGCGCTGCCGCCCCAGAACGGCTGA